A single Cryptococcus deuterogattii R265 chromosome 2, complete sequence DNA region contains:
- a CDS encoding guanylate kinase, producing MSRPINPDVVNRPLVICGPSGTGKSTLLKTLFENQPNTFGFSVSHTTRKPRPGEENGREYHFVTKEEFMEGVGRGEFLEWAEFGGNCYGTTFAALSALHPRRCILDIELQGVLQLKAKAPLQTPPLEPVFLFLSPPSISQLKSRLSGRGTETDSSIRKRLDAAKQELKYAKDGKYDVYVVNDDLKVAGEKLEKVAMGWEGWNTCGDVLPELNLAELD from the exons ATGTCAAGGCCCATCAACCCAGACGTCGTCAACCGC CCACTCGTTATTTGCGGCCCTTCTGGTACAGGGAAATCTACTCTTCTCAAGACTCTTTTTGAGAACCAGCCCAATACCTTTGGTTTTTCCGTCTCCCATACCACTCGAAAGCCTAGGCCCGGAGAGGAAAATGGCCGAGAATACCACTTCGTCACCAAGGAAGAGTTTATGGAGGGTGTTGGCAGGGGCGAATTTTTGGAATGGGCCGAATTCGGCGGCAACTG CTACGGAACCACCTTTGCTGCTTTGAGCGCCCTTCACCCCCGTCGATGCATTCTCGACATCGAACTGCAAGGTGTCCTTCAGCTAAAGGCCAAAGCCCCGCTCCAGACCCCTCCCCTTGAACCCGtgtttctcttcctttctcctccttccatttctcaACTTAAATCCCGTTTGTCCGGGCGAGGTACCGAGACCGACTCCTCCATTCGAAAGAGGCTTGATGCTGCCAAGCAGGAGCTGAAATACGCGAAGGACGGCAAATATGACGTTTACGTCGTCAACGATGATCTAAAGGTGGCTGGCGAAAAGCTTGAGAAAGTTGCGATGGGTTGGGAAGGTTGGAACACTTGCGGTGATGTCCTGCCAGAGTTGAACTTGGCTGAACTTGACTAA
- a CDS encoding septin ring protein, with the protein MASLISPSPEDIAAASYVGFDSITRQIEHKLLKRGFQFNVMAVGQTGLGKSTLINTLFASHLIESKGRFEPDVAPRQTTEIAAQSHVIVENGVRLKLNIVDTPGYGDAINNEGCWDPIIKYIKDQHSAYLRKELTAMRDRFIPDTRIHCCLFFINPTGHTLKPLDIVVLKKLTEVVNVVPVIAKSDSLTLDERALFKQRILTEMHHNQIRMFPFDSDELDQEELQLNERVREMLPFAIVGSERNVIIDGKPVRGRKNRWGVINVEDERHCEFVYLRNFLTRTHLQDLIETTAQVHYETFRSKQLLALKESSAKAQQASASTA; encoded by the exons ATGGCTTCTCTGATATCCCCGAGTCCCGAAGACATCGCGGCCGCGTCTTATGTGGGTTTCGATT CTATCACTCGGCAGATCGAACACAAACTTTTGAAGCGCGGCTTTCAGTTCAATGTGATGGCAGTCG GGCAAACTGGTTTGGGGAAGTCTACTCTCATCAACACACTTTTTGCCTCTCACCTCATCGAGTCCAAAGGAAGGTTTGAGCCGGACGTTGCGCCTCGTCAGACCACAGAAATCGCTGCTCAGTCCCACG TGATCGTGGAGAATGGGGTACGATTAAAGTTGAACATCGTCGACACTCCCGGCTATGGAGACGCCATTAATAACGAAGGTTGTTGGGATCCGATTATCAAATAC ATAAAAGACCAGCACTCCGCTTATCTGCGTAAAGAACTCACAGCTATGCGAGACCGCTTCATTCCCGATACTCGTATCCACTGctgtcttttcttcatcaatccCACGGGCCACACTTTGAAACCT CTCGACATTGTGGTTCTTAAAAAGCTCACTGAAGTAGTTAATGTAGTGCCCGTCATTGCAAAGTCCGACTCCTTGACTTTGGATGAGCGAGCCCTTTTCAAACAACGA ATCTTGACCGAGATGCATCACAATCAAATCAGGATGTTTCCGTTTGACTCTGACGAACTCGATCAGGAGGAGCTTCAACTCAATGAGCGTGTTAGG GAAATGCTTCCGTTCGCCATTGTTGGCTCTGAACGGAACGTCATCATTGATGGCAAGCCCGTGCgtggaaggaagaacagatgGGGAGTTATCAACGTTGAGGACGAAAGACATTGCGAGTTTGTTTATCTACGGAACTTCCTTACAAG GACTCACCTTCAGGATCTCATTGAAACCACTGCGCAGGTGCACTATGAAACTTTCCGATCCAAACAACTCCTCGCCCTCAAAGAGTCTTCCGCCAAAGCTCAACAAGCATCCGCATCGACGGCATAG